From Hartmannibacter diazotrophicus, a single genomic window includes:
- a CDS encoding DUF2304 domain-containing protein: MIFQVLFTFVMVCVFAAAILRGGRTGIVKHAMLLVCATGTLFVWWPSLTTELANFLGIGRGADLLLYCFVMVTLLASFWLLARLKQTQERLTMIVRHLAVTSPAWPDQTLSGTAGEDIKDRGARNS; encoded by the coding sequence ATGATTTTCCAGGTTCTTTTCACCTTCGTCATGGTCTGCGTCTTCGCCGCGGCGATCTTGCGCGGCGGCAGGACGGGGATCGTCAAGCACGCGATGCTGCTCGTTTGCGCGACCGGGACGCTGTTTGTCTGGTGGCCGTCCCTGACGACGGAACTGGCCAATTTCCTCGGCATTGGCCGCGGCGCGGATCTGCTGCTCTATTGCTTCGTGATGGTCACGCTGCTCGCCAGCTTCTGGCTGCTCGCCCGGCTGAAGCAGACCCAGGAGCGCCTGACGATGATTGTCAGGCATCTCGCGGTCACGTCGCCGGCCTGGCCCGACCAGACGCTGTCCGGAACGGCTGGCGAGGACATCAAGGACAGGGGCGCACGGAACAGCTGA
- a CDS encoding glycosyltransferase family 2 protein, translating to MEKTAAQAADTSVYVVVAALNEARSIAGVVGSLRELDLPLTVVVVDDGSSDGTSAIAREAGAVVLRHIFNMGQGAGLQTGIQFAVSQGAAFIVTFDADGQHEAADIPVMLDVARTKGCDVVLGSRFLGKAIGMKKGRERLLRMATALTNAMTGLELTDTHNGFRLLSRHAAASIRIRQNGMAHASEILHQIKKHGLSWSEAPVTIRYSDYSMAKGQSNLSGFGILLDIFLRRLVGGD from the coding sequence ATGGAAAAGACCGCGGCCCAAGCGGCTGACACATCCGTCTACGTGGTCGTTGCGGCACTCAACGAGGCGCGGTCGATCGCAGGGGTCGTCGGCTCCCTGCGCGAACTCGACCTGCCGCTGACCGTTGTCGTCGTCGACGACGGCTCGTCCGACGGTACCAGTGCGATTGCCCGCGAGGCCGGCGCCGTCGTCTTGCGCCACATCTTCAACATGGGGCAGGGGGCGGGCCTGCAGACGGGCATTCAGTTCGCTGTCTCGCAAGGCGCAGCTTTCATCGTCACCTTCGATGCCGACGGACAGCATGAGGCGGCGGACATCCCGGTCATGCTGGACGTCGCAAGAACGAAGGGCTGCGACGTCGTCCTCGGGTCCCGGTTTCTCGGCAAGGCGATTGGAATGAAGAAGGGCCGGGAACGCCTTCTGAGGATGGCGACGGCGCTGACCAATGCCATGACGGGGCTGGAGCTGACCGACACGCACAACGGCTTCCGGCTGCTGTCGCGTCATGCCGCAGCGTCGATCCGGATTCGCCAGAACGGCATGGCGCACGCTTCCGAAATCCTGCACCAGATCAAGAAGCATGGCCTTTCCTGGAGCGAGGCCCCGGTGACCATCCGCTATTCCGACTACTCGATGGCCAAGGGGCAGTCCAATCTCTCCGGCTTCGGCATTCTGCTCGACATCTTCCTGCGCAGGCTGGTCGGGGGAGATTGA
- a CDS encoding GlcG/HbpS family heme-binding protein, translating into MRQKLVLEASDCALIMAAAKEKAREKGWAVTIAIVDEAGIPLHLERLDGAIPMSASVAVEKARSAAVTRRTTKAAEDMVKDRPGTAALPRITVQGGLPIIVKGECVGAVGCSGVQSHEDEEIVAAGIAALGL; encoded by the coding sequence ATGCGCCAGAAACTCGTTCTCGAAGCCTCCGATTGCGCCCTGATCATGGCTGCCGCCAAGGAAAAGGCGCGCGAGAAGGGCTGGGCCGTGACCATCGCCATCGTCGACGAGGCGGGCATCCCGCTGCATCTGGAGCGTCTTGACGGCGCCATCCCCATGAGCGCCTCCGTCGCCGTGGAAAAGGCCCGTTCCGCCGCCGTGACCCGGCGCACGACCAAGGCCGCCGAGGACATGGTGAAGGATCGGCCGGGCACGGCGGCGCTGCCGCGCATCACCGTCCAGGGCGGACTGCCGATCATCGTCAAGGGCGAGTGCGTCGGCGCGGTCGGCTGCTCGGGCGTCCAGTCGCACGAGGACGAGGAGATCGTCGCGGCCGGCATTGCGGCGCTGGGTCTCTGA
- the secG gene encoding preprotein translocase subunit SecG encodes MQTVILVIHLMVIVALVGVVLIQRSEGGALGIGGGGGGFMTSRGSANVLTRATAILAAIFFVTSIALTVLPRLTGSSGSILDSVAPGSSSTLPDTSGSGNGILDQLNKMKAPAPAGAPQPAAPQPGAQVPASEAPAAPAAQAPAAAPSTGDVPSLSDAPVTEPPATTDTPAAQ; translated from the coding sequence ATGCAGACGGTAATTCTCGTCATTCACCTGATGGTGATCGTCGCGCTCGTTGGCGTGGTCCTGATTCAGCGCTCCGAAGGCGGCGCGCTCGGGATCGGCGGTGGCGGCGGCGGTTTCATGACGTCCCGCGGATCGGCCAACGTGCTGACGCGTGCCACGGCGATTCTCGCCGCGATCTTCTTCGTGACTTCGATCGCGCTGACGGTCCTGCCGCGTCTCACCGGTTCGTCCGGTTCGATCCTCGACAGTGTCGCCCCCGGTTCGTCGTCCACGCTTCCGGACACCTCCGGCTCCGGCAACGGCATTCTCGACCAGCTGAACAAGATGAAGGCGCCGGCTCCTGCCGGTGCGCCTCAGCCGGCCGCCCCGCAGCCAGGCGCGCAGGTGCCCGCCAGCGAGGCTCCGGCCGCGCCAGCGGCGCAGGCTCCGGCGGCCGCGCCCTCGACGGGTGACGTGCCGTCGCTGTCCGACGCTCCGGTGACCGAGCCTCCGGCAACGACCGACACGCCGGCGGCGCAGTAA
- a CDS encoding VOC family protein produces MGRGIDHLVLPVRDIRKARGFYQQLGFTVTPVNWHPFGTMNSLVQFDSCFLELLAVADESAIPDADDDVFSFAGFNRDFLKHREGFSMLVLESASAEEDRKAFDAAGLRTYQPFRFVRDGRMPDGSTRTVAFSLTFASTPQITEAGFFTCQQHFPENFWNRDYQSHDNGVGAIAGVVMAAPEPETLKTFFEGFSGETAKPDPAGGIRIETARGGIQLLSPEAVATVYGKAVLPPDLAEPRFVAAAFAAPDLPAMRERLTATSIPHDQVGSTLVVPPTAAFGTALLFTAS; encoded by the coding sequence ATGGGCAGAGGCATAGACCATCTGGTTCTCCCGGTGCGCGACATCCGCAAGGCGAGGGGCTTCTACCAGCAGCTCGGCTTCACGGTCACCCCGGTAAACTGGCATCCCTTCGGCACGATGAACTCGCTCGTGCAGTTCGACAGCTGCTTTCTGGAGTTGCTGGCGGTTGCCGACGAATCCGCGATTCCCGACGCTGATGACGACGTCTTCTCCTTCGCCGGCTTCAACCGCGATTTTCTGAAGCATCGCGAGGGTTTTTCGATGCTGGTGCTCGAAAGCGCCAGCGCGGAGGAGGATCGCAAGGCCTTTGATGCCGCGGGTCTTCGCACCTATCAGCCCTTCCGCTTCGTGCGCGACGGGCGCATGCCGGACGGCTCGACACGCACGGTCGCCTTTTCGCTGACCTTCGCCTCGACGCCGCAGATCACCGAGGCAGGCTTCTTCACCTGCCAGCAGCATTTCCCGGAGAATTTCTGGAACCGGGACTATCAGAGCCACGACAACGGCGTCGGCGCCATTGCGGGCGTCGTCATGGCCGCCCCGGAGCCGGAAACGCTGAAGACCTTCTTCGAGGGGTTCTCGGGAGAAACGGCTAAGCCGGATCCGGCAGGTGGCATCCGGATCGAGACGGCGCGGGGGGGCATTCAGCTGCTGTCACCGGAGGCCGTCGCCACCGTCTACGGCAAGGCTGTCCTTCCTCCCGATCTTGCCGAGCCACGATTTGTTGCCGCTGCCTTCGCGGCTCCGGACTTGCCGGCAATGCGCGAGCGACTGACGGCCACCAGTATCCCCCACGATCAGGTCGGCTCGACGCTCGTCGTTCCCCCAACCGCCGCCTTCGGCACGGCGCTGCTTTTCACCGCGTCCTGA
- a CDS encoding CTP synthase, with translation MARYIFITGGVVSSLGKGLAAAALAALLQSRGYKCRLRKLDPYLNVDPGTMSPTQHGEVFVTDDGAETDLDLGHYERFSGRPANKQDNITTGRIYQDIITRERRGDYLGGTVQVIPHVTDAIKAFVLDGNEDFDFVLCEIGGTVGDIEAMPFLEAIRQLGNELPRQHAIYIHLTLMPYIPSAGELKTKPTQHSVKELRSIGIQPDILLVRCDRPIPPGERRKLSLFCNVRESAVIPGLDVKSIYEVPIAYHEEGFDEEVLAAFGLTGSPAPNLDKWRDISKNIRHPEGEVTIAVVGKYTGLKDAYKSLIEALVHGGIVNRVKVNIEWIESEIFEKEDPTPYLEHVNGILVPGGFGERGAEGKIAAAGYARRHDVPYFGICFGMQMAVIEAARNLAGVEKASSSEFGPTEEPVVGIMTEWLKGNLLEKRIAGGDLGGTLRLGAYDACLEEGSRIASIYGDTRISERHRHRYEVNIDYRDRLEAKGMKFAGLSPDGVLPETVELENHPWFIGVQYHPELKSRPFEPHPLFASFVGAAVERSRLV, from the coding sequence ATGGCGCGGTATATCTTCATCACCGGCGGTGTGGTTTCCTCACTCGGCAAGGGTCTTGCAGCGGCGGCTTTGGCGGCGCTGCTGCAGTCACGCGGCTATAAATGCCGCCTGCGCAAGCTCGACCCGTATCTCAACGTCGATCCGGGAACCATGTCGCCGACGCAGCACGGCGAGGTCTTCGTCACCGACGACGGCGCGGAGACCGACCTCGACCTCGGTCACTACGAGCGCTTCTCGGGCCGTCCCGCCAACAAGCAGGACAACATCACCACTGGGCGCATCTATCAGGACATCATCACCCGCGAGCGCCGGGGCGACTATCTCGGCGGCACGGTGCAGGTGATCCCGCACGTCACCGACGCCATCAAGGCCTTCGTTCTCGACGGCAACGAGGACTTCGACTTCGTCCTCTGCGAGATCGGCGGCACGGTCGGCGACATCGAGGCGATGCCCTTCCTGGAGGCGATCCGCCAACTCGGCAACGAATTGCCGCGCCAGCACGCCATCTACATCCACCTGACGCTGATGCCCTATATCCCGAGCGCAGGTGAGCTGAAGACCAAGCCGACGCAGCATTCGGTCAAGGAGCTTCGGTCCATCGGCATCCAGCCGGACATCCTGCTGGTGCGCTGCGACCGCCCGATTCCGCCCGGCGAGCGCCGCAAGCTGTCGCTCTTCTGCAATGTCCGCGAAAGCGCCGTCATTCCGGGCCTCGACGTCAAGTCGATCTACGAGGTGCCGATCGCCTATCACGAGGAAGGCTTCGACGAGGAAGTCCTCGCCGCCTTCGGCCTCACGGGGTCTCCGGCGCCGAACCTCGACAAGTGGCGCGACATTTCCAAGAACATCCGCCATCCGGAAGGCGAGGTGACCATTGCGGTCGTCGGCAAGTACACCGGCCTCAAGGACGCCTACAAGTCTCTGATTGAGGCGCTGGTCCACGGTGGCATCGTCAACCGGGTCAAGGTCAACATCGAGTGGATCGAGAGCGAGATCTTCGAGAAGGAAGACCCGACCCCCTATCTTGAGCACGTCAACGGCATCCTCGTGCCGGGCGGCTTCGGCGAGCGCGGGGCGGAAGGAAAGATCGCAGCCGCCGGCTATGCCCGCCGCCATGACGTACCCTATTTCGGCATCTGCTTCGGCATGCAGATGGCGGTCATCGAGGCCGCGCGCAATCTGGCCGGCGTCGAGAAGGCGAGTTCCAGCGAATTCGGCCCGACCGAGGAGCCGGTGGTCGGTATCATGACCGAGTGGCTGAAGGGCAATCTTCTGGAAAAGCGCATTGCCGGCGGCGACCTTGGCGGCACGCTGCGCCTTGGCGCCTATGACGCTTGCCTTGAAGAAGGCTCCCGCATTGCCTCAATCTACGGCGACACGCGCATTTCCGAGCGCCATCGCCATCGCTACGAGGTCAACATCGACTATCGCGATAGGCTGGAAGCCAAGGGCATGAAGTTCGCCGGTCTTTCGCCCGACGGCGTGCTGCCGGAGACCGTGGAACTTGAGAACCATCCCTGGTTCATCGGCGTCCAGTATCATCCCGAGCTGAAGTCGCGCCCCTTCGAGCCGCATCCGCTGTTTGCGAGCTTCGTCGGCGCGGCCGTGGAGCGCTCGCGTCTCGTGTGA
- the tpiA gene encoding triose-phosphate isomerase codes for MTQAIKPLIAGNWKMNGLKSALAEIGAVANGYDGALRHRVDLAICPPATLVFPAAAAAIGSGIMIGGQDCHANASGAHTGDIAAEMLFDAGAGCVIVGHSERRADHGESDGVVRAKAEAALRAGLLAIVCVGETLEERDRGVTLDIVGTQLAGSLPDTSTAATVVIAYEPVWAIGTGRTPTTEDVAKVHGFIRETLEKRFGGEGAVMRILYGGSVKPGNAAELLAVPHVNGALVGGASLKAADFLGIVAGLGGA; via the coding sequence ATGACCCAAGCGATCAAGCCGCTGATTGCCGGCAACTGGAAAATGAACGGACTGAAGTCCGCGCTTGCCGAGATTGGCGCTGTCGCTAACGGGTATGATGGGGCCTTGAGGCACCGCGTCGACCTTGCCATTTGCCCGCCGGCGACGCTGGTTTTTCCGGCGGCCGCCGCCGCCATCGGCAGCGGCATCATGATCGGCGGTCAGGATTGCCATGCCAACGCCTCGGGCGCACACACGGGCGACATCGCGGCAGAGATGCTGTTCGATGCCGGTGCCGGCTGCGTCATCGTCGGTCACTCCGAGCGCCGCGCCGATCATGGCGAGAGCGACGGGGTCGTGCGCGCCAAGGCGGAGGCCGCGCTGCGTGCCGGCCTTCTCGCTATCGTCTGCGTCGGCGAGACGCTGGAAGAGCGCGACCGGGGCGTGACGCTCGATATCGTCGGCACCCAGCTTGCCGGATCGCTGCCGGACACGTCCACCGCCGCGACGGTCGTCATCGCCTATGAGCCGGTCTGGGCCATTGGCACCGGCCGCACGCCGACGACCGAGGACGTTGCCAAGGTGCACGGCTTCATTCGCGAGACGCTGGAAAAGCGCTTCGGCGGGGAGGGGGCAGTAATGCGCATCCTCTATGGTGGGTCGGTAAAGCCCGGTAACGCGGCCGAACTGCTCGCCGTGCCGCATGTCAACGGCGCCCTCGTCGGCGGTGCGAGCCTCAAGGCCGCAGACTTTCTCGGCATCGTGGCAGGGCTGGGCGGCGCCTGA